TTGGTTTCTCCTTTCGGAAAACGCATTTATACCACTTTAACTAGTAACGACTTAGATAAATATTTTTAAACCAATAACTATGGAACGCATCACACAAGCAATTAAACATTTGATAATCATAAATGTAGTTTTATTTTTTGTTGCAGAATTGGGGCTTGTACTGCATCTGAAAGAACTTATGGCAATTTGGTATTTTCAAAATCCAAATTTTCATCTTTGGCAGTTTGTCACCCATATGTTTATGCACGGTGATTTGATGCATTTGTTCTTCAATATGTACGCATTGTGGGCTTTTGGTACGCCTTTGGAAAGCATTTGGGGGAAACAAAAATTTTTATTTTTTTATTTTTCGTGCGGAATTGGTGCTGCACTGATGCACTTGGGGGTCAATTATTACTACTATCAACAAGGGGTAGAGGCTTTAACTGCGGTAGGGGTTCCGTTAGAAAATATTAACGAATTGGCAGCAGAAGGAAAGTACTTAGTAGCTTGGAGTGATATCGTTTCGATGTCAACCTTAAAAAATATGGTTGAAGCCTATGCCATACCTGCTGTAGGGGCTTCGGGAGCAATTTATGGTATTTTGGTGGCTTTCGGAATGATGTTTCCTGAGGCTCGTTTGATGCTTTTTTTACTTCCTATTCCTATAAAAGCGAAGTATTTTATCCCAATTTTGGTAGGAATTGATTTGTTTTCGGGAGTAACTGGATTTTCTATTTTTGGTGGTAATGTTGCGCATTTTGCTCACGTTGGCGGAGCGCTCATTGGTTTCATTATAATGTGGTATTGGAAGAAAAACTCATTTAATCATCACCGTTGGGACAAATAACGAAA
This genomic window from Capnocytophaga canimorsus contains:
- a CDS encoding rhomboid family intramembrane serine protease, which encodes MERITQAIKHLIIINVVLFFVAELGLVLHLKELMAIWYFQNPNFHLWQFVTHMFMHGDLMHLFFNMYALWAFGTPLESIWGKQKFLFFYFSCGIGAALMHLGVNYYYYQQGVEALTAVGVPLENINELAAEGKYLVAWSDIVSMSTLKNMVEAYAIPAVGASGAIYGILVAFGMMFPEARLMLFLLPIPIKAKYFIPILVGIDLFSGVTGFSIFGGNVAHFAHVGGALIGFIIMWYWKKNSFNHHRWDK